A stretch of Acidobacteriota bacterium DNA encodes these proteins:
- a CDS encoding ImmA/IrrE family metallo-endopeptidase, whose translation MVPEFYARALLDRLSIAGVPDVRQIATTLRVPVHERPLERCEGMLVRIKGTAKAAIAVKNSIREDSRKRFTVAHELGHLLLPGHDNCGVCTSGVIETWAGDVREKEREANAFAAELLMPAAVLLRHMADKTPSLGLVEGIAEAFKTSLTASGYRFVGLTSYAVALVWSEAGRTRWAKRSEEFSSWLRLRETLDARTLAADLFRGVDVPTGAHAVPADAWLERAEPDATLVEESRLLPSYGAVVTLLWAKEANGGQEADELLKELDPSDFSVHRERWPTRRR comes from the coding sequence ATGGTTCCAGAGTTCTATGCCCGAGCGCTGCTCGACCGGCTCTCAATCGCCGGTGTCCCGGACGTGCGCCAGATCGCGACCACGCTGAGAGTGCCTGTGCACGAGCGGCCGTTGGAACGATGCGAAGGCATGCTTGTACGTATCAAGGGGACGGCGAAAGCGGCAATCGCCGTCAAGAACTCGATTCGCGAGGACAGCCGAAAACGGTTCACCGTGGCGCACGAACTGGGACACTTGCTACTGCCTGGGCACGACAACTGTGGCGTGTGCACCTCCGGAGTGATCGAGACCTGGGCCGGAGACGTGCGTGAGAAGGAGCGCGAGGCAAATGCGTTCGCCGCGGAGTTGCTGATGCCGGCGGCGGTCCTACTGCGCCACATGGCAGACAAGACGCCGAGCCTTGGGCTCGTGGAAGGAATTGCGGAGGCATTCAAGACGTCACTGACGGCGAGCGGCTATCGCTTCGTTGGCCTCACGTCATATGCCGTGGCACTTGTTTGGAGCGAGGCGGGACGAACGCGATGGGCGAAACGATCTGAGGAATTCAGTAGCTGGTTACGGCTTCGGGAGACGCTGGACGCGCGTACACTCGCCGCGGACCTGTTCCGAGGCGTCGATGTTCCAACGGGAGCGCATGCTGTGCCGGCCGATGCGTGGCTTGAGCGCGCGGAGCCCGACGCTACGCTGGTGGAGGAGTCCCGCTTGTTGCCGAGCTATGGTGCCGTCGTCACGCTGCTCTGGGCTAAGGAGGCCAATGGTGGCCAGGAAGCCGACGAGTTGCTCAAGGAGCTCGACCCGTCGGATTTCAGCGTTCACCGCGAGCGTTGGCCCACACGACGGCGCTGA